The Daucus carota subsp. sativus chromosome 2, DH1 v3.0, whole genome shotgun sequence genome includes a window with the following:
- the LOC108207652 gene encoding uncharacterized protein LOC108207652 isoform X1: protein MSLKQVYPVADYGAQVSQRLVDAAHSNHPKVAFDCLNDPFVDVNFIGTVVLRSRKTEIVLHDHSALEVCFEFEEFKTEVTALFLAANAGNAAFLRKLLSVGACANQKLFRGYALTAAVREGYIGIVEILLKGGASQSACEEALLEASYLGRARAAKLLMEASMIRPHVAVHALVTASCRGFVDFVETLIKCGVDASATARVLLQSSKPSLYANVDCNALVAAIVSRQTAVVELLLKQVGGAGIDTKVRLGAWSWDTSTGEEFRVGAGLAEPYNALWCAVEYFESSGAILRMLLQHISPDVPHLGRTVIHHGILCGNARAVEVLLSCSANAEFPVKTAERTEFFPLHLAARLGSTNILQHLINAGCYLNSKSEAGETAMMICARYKHVECLKLLALADADFGLLSSAGECVGSIAESVQWTTEFQQVVLEVIQAEKVPYSSNIDVFFPLRYVIQADNTAALRKLLDKSFTDLDQQDKNGFSAAMVAAAGGHVEAFQLLVYAGADLLLLNKNGETAVSLSEANWNRDEFGKIMLEHALGNKKKCSGGFYALHRAARQGDIDSVGMLMTRGYDLNIPDSDGYTPLMLAAKEGHGNICELLITFGARLDFENARHETALILARKKGSGNQAEGILLDELARNLVLGGASVKKYRKKGKRSPHGKSLRMIDTVGVLSWGKSSKRNVICRGAEVGPSSGFRWNRRKKYDADNPGIFRVITTKNKEFHFLCDGGTSMAELWVRGISIVTREAIFGGKQECAQ from the exons ATGTCTTTGAAACAGGTTTATCCGGTGGCGGACTACGGAGCTCAGGTCTCGCAGCGTCTAGTCGATGCTGCGCACTCTAACCATCCCAAGGTGGCGTTTGATTGCCTCAATGACCCCTTCGTCGATGTTAACTTCATCGGAACGGTAGTCTTGAGGTCCAGGAAGACGGAGATCGTGCTGCATGATCACTCTGCTCTTGAAGTTTGTTTTGAGTTTGAGGAGTTTAAAACGGAGGTCACTGCTTTGTTTCTGGCTGCTAATGCTGGAAATGCTGCTTTCCTTAGGAAATTACTG AGTGTTGGTGCTTGTGCAAACCAGAAACTGTTTCGGGGATATGCATTGACAGCAGCAGTAAGGGAGGGCTATATTGGGATAGTGGAGATACTGCTGAAAGGAGGTGCTTCGCAGTCTGCATGTGAAGAGGCCTTGTTGGAGGCGAGCTATCTTGGACGTGCCAGAGCTGCTAAGCTTCTCATGGAAGCCAGCATGATCCGTCCACATGTTGCAGTTCATGCTCTTGTTACTGCATCCTGTAGAGGgtttgttgattttgttgaGACACTCATCAAA TGTGGAGTTGATGCCAGTGCTACAGCTCGTGTGTTGCTTCAGTCGTCGAAGCCTTCTTTGTATGCAAATGTTGATTGCAACGCGCTTGTAGCTGCTATTGTGAGTAGGCAGACTGCTGTCGTGGAGCTACTATTGAAG CAGGTTGGTGGTGCTGGAATCGACACTAAGGTGAGACTTGGAGCATGGTCCTGGGACACTTCTACAGGAGAAGAGTTTCGGGTGGGAGCTGGATTAGCTGAGCCATACAACGCCCTCTGGTGTGCAGTTGAGTATTTTGAATCCAGTGGTGCTATCTTGCGCATGCTTCTGCAACACATTTCCCCTGATGTACCTCATTTAGGTAGGACAGTCATTCACCATGGTATCTTATGTGGGAATGCCAGGGCTGTGGAGGTGCTTTTAAGTTGTAGTGCTAATGCAGAATTCCCTGTCAAGACAGCCGAAAGAACAGAGTTCTTCCCTCTACATCTGGCAGCTAGACTTGGGTCTACAAATATTTTGCAGCATCTAATCAATGCAGGTTGCTATCTCAATTCAAAATCAGAAGCCGGTGAGACAGCTATGATGATCTGTGCAAGATATAAACATGTCGAGTGTCTTAAACTTCTGGCATTGGCTGATGCTGATTTTGGTTTGCTAAGTTCAGCGGGTGAGTGTGTCGGGTCAATTGCTGAATCAGTGCAGTGGACAACTGAATTTCAGCAAGTAGTTCTAGAAGTAATTCAAGCCGAGAAGGTTCCCTATTCTAGCAACATCGATGTATTTTTCCCTTTAAGATATGTTATTCAAGCAGATAATACAGCAGCCTTGAGAAAACTACTGGACAAATCTTTTACTGATCTCGATCAACAGGATAAGAATGGATTCTCCGCTGCAATGGTTGCTGCAGCAGGCGGTCATGTGGAGGCTTTCCAGTTACTTGTTTATGCTGGGGCTGATCTATTGCTGCTTAACAAAAATGGGGAGACCGCTGTTAGTCTGTCAGAAGCTAACTGGAACCGTGATGAATTTGGAAAGATTATGCTTGAACATGCTCTtggcaataaaaaaaaatgttctgGTGGATTTTATGCTTTACACCGTGCTGCACGTCAAGGCGACATAGACTCGGTTGGGATGCTTATGACCAGGGGCTATGATTTGAACATCCCTGATAGTGACGGCTACACTCCTCTCATGCTAGCAGCAAAGGAAGGACATGGCAACATATGTGAGCTTCTGATCACATTTGGCGCGAGGCTTGATTTTGAGAATGCTAGGCATGAAACAGCACTAATACTAGCAAGGAAGAAAGGTTCGGGTAATCAAGCAGAAGGGATACTATTAGATGAGCTTGCACGAAATCTTGTGTTAGGAGGGGCATCTGTGAAGAAGTACCGTAAGAAAGGTAAAAGATCCCCGCATGGGAAGTCACTGAGAATGATTGATACCGTAGGAGTATTAAGCTGGGGTAAATCAAGTAAGAGGAATGTGATTTGCAGAGGGGCTGAGGTTGGCCCAAGCTCAGGATTCAGATGGAACCGCAGGAAAAAGTACGATGCTGATAACCCTGGAATCTTTCGTGTGATCACTACAAAGAACAAGGAGTTTCATTTTTTGTGTGATGGTGGAACTAGTATGGCTGAGTTGTGGGTTAGGGGGATCAGTATAGTTACTCGAGAAGCTATATTTGGTGGTAAACAGGAATGTGCACAATAA
- the LOC108207652 gene encoding uncharacterized protein LOC108207652 isoform X2: protein MSLKQVYPVADYGAQVSQRLVDAAHSNHPKVAFDCLNDPFVDVNFIGTVVLRSRKTEIVLHDHSALEVCFEFEEFKTEVTALFLAANAGNAAFLRKLLSVGACANQKLFRGYALTAAVREGYIGIVEILLKGGASQSACEEALLEASYLGRARAAKLLMEASMIRPHVAVHALVTASCRGFVDFVETLIKCGVDASATARVLLQSSKPSLYANVDCNALVAAIVSRQTAVVELLLKVGGAGIDTKVRLGAWSWDTSTGEEFRVGAGLAEPYNALWCAVEYFESSGAILRMLLQHISPDVPHLGRTVIHHGILCGNARAVEVLLSCSANAEFPVKTAERTEFFPLHLAARLGSTNILQHLINAGCYLNSKSEAGETAMMICARYKHVECLKLLALADADFGLLSSAGECVGSIAESVQWTTEFQQVVLEVIQAEKVPYSSNIDVFFPLRYVIQADNTAALRKLLDKSFTDLDQQDKNGFSAAMVAAAGGHVEAFQLLVYAGADLLLLNKNGETAVSLSEANWNRDEFGKIMLEHALGNKKKCSGGFYALHRAARQGDIDSVGMLMTRGYDLNIPDSDGYTPLMLAAKEGHGNICELLITFGARLDFENARHETALILARKKGSGNQAEGILLDELARNLVLGGASVKKYRKKGKRSPHGKSLRMIDTVGVLSWGKSSKRNVICRGAEVGPSSGFRWNRRKKYDADNPGIFRVITTKNKEFHFLCDGGTSMAELWVRGISIVTREAIFGGKQECAQ, encoded by the exons ATGTCTTTGAAACAGGTTTATCCGGTGGCGGACTACGGAGCTCAGGTCTCGCAGCGTCTAGTCGATGCTGCGCACTCTAACCATCCCAAGGTGGCGTTTGATTGCCTCAATGACCCCTTCGTCGATGTTAACTTCATCGGAACGGTAGTCTTGAGGTCCAGGAAGACGGAGATCGTGCTGCATGATCACTCTGCTCTTGAAGTTTGTTTTGAGTTTGAGGAGTTTAAAACGGAGGTCACTGCTTTGTTTCTGGCTGCTAATGCTGGAAATGCTGCTTTCCTTAGGAAATTACTG AGTGTTGGTGCTTGTGCAAACCAGAAACTGTTTCGGGGATATGCATTGACAGCAGCAGTAAGGGAGGGCTATATTGGGATAGTGGAGATACTGCTGAAAGGAGGTGCTTCGCAGTCTGCATGTGAAGAGGCCTTGTTGGAGGCGAGCTATCTTGGACGTGCCAGAGCTGCTAAGCTTCTCATGGAAGCCAGCATGATCCGTCCACATGTTGCAGTTCATGCTCTTGTTACTGCATCCTGTAGAGGgtttgttgattttgttgaGACACTCATCAAA TGTGGAGTTGATGCCAGTGCTACAGCTCGTGTGTTGCTTCAGTCGTCGAAGCCTTCTTTGTATGCAAATGTTGATTGCAACGCGCTTGTAGCTGCTATTGTGAGTAGGCAGACTGCTGTCGTGGAGCTACTATTGAAG GTTGGTGGTGCTGGAATCGACACTAAGGTGAGACTTGGAGCATGGTCCTGGGACACTTCTACAGGAGAAGAGTTTCGGGTGGGAGCTGGATTAGCTGAGCCATACAACGCCCTCTGGTGTGCAGTTGAGTATTTTGAATCCAGTGGTGCTATCTTGCGCATGCTTCTGCAACACATTTCCCCTGATGTACCTCATTTAGGTAGGACAGTCATTCACCATGGTATCTTATGTGGGAATGCCAGGGCTGTGGAGGTGCTTTTAAGTTGTAGTGCTAATGCAGAATTCCCTGTCAAGACAGCCGAAAGAACAGAGTTCTTCCCTCTACATCTGGCAGCTAGACTTGGGTCTACAAATATTTTGCAGCATCTAATCAATGCAGGTTGCTATCTCAATTCAAAATCAGAAGCCGGTGAGACAGCTATGATGATCTGTGCAAGATATAAACATGTCGAGTGTCTTAAACTTCTGGCATTGGCTGATGCTGATTTTGGTTTGCTAAGTTCAGCGGGTGAGTGTGTCGGGTCAATTGCTGAATCAGTGCAGTGGACAACTGAATTTCAGCAAGTAGTTCTAGAAGTAATTCAAGCCGAGAAGGTTCCCTATTCTAGCAACATCGATGTATTTTTCCCTTTAAGATATGTTATTCAAGCAGATAATACAGCAGCCTTGAGAAAACTACTGGACAAATCTTTTACTGATCTCGATCAACAGGATAAGAATGGATTCTCCGCTGCAATGGTTGCTGCAGCAGGCGGTCATGTGGAGGCTTTCCAGTTACTTGTTTATGCTGGGGCTGATCTATTGCTGCTTAACAAAAATGGGGAGACCGCTGTTAGTCTGTCAGAAGCTAACTGGAACCGTGATGAATTTGGAAAGATTATGCTTGAACATGCTCTtggcaataaaaaaaaatgttctgGTGGATTTTATGCTTTACACCGTGCTGCACGTCAAGGCGACATAGACTCGGTTGGGATGCTTATGACCAGGGGCTATGATTTGAACATCCCTGATAGTGACGGCTACACTCCTCTCATGCTAGCAGCAAAGGAAGGACATGGCAACATATGTGAGCTTCTGATCACATTTGGCGCGAGGCTTGATTTTGAGAATGCTAGGCATGAAACAGCACTAATACTAGCAAGGAAGAAAGGTTCGGGTAATCAAGCAGAAGGGATACTATTAGATGAGCTTGCACGAAATCTTGTGTTAGGAGGGGCATCTGTGAAGAAGTACCGTAAGAAAGGTAAAAGATCCCCGCATGGGAAGTCACTGAGAATGATTGATACCGTAGGAGTATTAAGCTGGGGTAAATCAAGTAAGAGGAATGTGATTTGCAGAGGGGCTGAGGTTGGCCCAAGCTCAGGATTCAGATGGAACCGCAGGAAAAAGTACGATGCTGATAACCCTGGAATCTTTCGTGTGATCACTACAAAGAACAAGGAGTTTCATTTTTTGTGTGATGGTGGAACTAGTATGGCTGAGTTGTGGGTTAGGGGGATCAGTATAGTTACTCGAGAAGCTATATTTGGTGGTAAACAGGAATGTGCACAATAA